The Saprospiraceae bacterium genome includes a window with the following:
- a CDS encoding class I SAM-dependent methyltransferase, with protein MENNIYNPEYVKGLFDRMSSSYERMNFITSFGFSIRWRRQFLESFKQTNHKAEIIDLLTGMGETWNATKNKLPNSNLTVLDFSEGMLKYAQLKNEFEFNNEITVLQQDILNNQLPSNHYDFVTCAFGLKTFNAEQLQILALETKRILKKGGQFSFVEVSKPRNKILKTLYGFYLGQIIPILGRLLLGNPEEYKMLWQYTSKFDNVKTATEIFTKTGLTTNFNSYFYGCATGFYGTKTDE; from the coding sequence ATGGAAAATAATATTTACAATCCCGAATATGTAAAAGGACTTTTCGACAGAATGAGTAGTTCATATGAGCGAATGAATTTTATAACTTCGTTTGGCTTTTCAATTCGTTGGAGAAGACAATTTTTAGAATCTTTTAAACAGACAAATCATAAAGCAGAAATTATTGACTTGTTAACAGGGATGGGCGAAACCTGGAATGCAACAAAAAATAAGTTGCCAAATTCCAACCTGACAGTTCTTGACTTTTCTGAAGGAATGTTAAAATATGCACAACTGAAAAACGAATTTGAATTCAACAATGAAATAACGGTATTACAACAAGACATATTGAATAACCAACTTCCAAGTAACCATTACGACTTTGTAACTTGTGCTTTTGGGCTTAAAACTTTTAATGCCGAACAATTGCAAATTTTGGCTTTGGAAACTAAACGAATTTTAAAAAAAGGTGGTCAATTTTCATTTGTAGAAGTTTCAAAACCGAGAAACAAGATATTGAAAACACTTTATGGATTTTACCTCGGTCAAATCATCCCAATCCTGGGACGATTATTACTTGGAAATCCAGAAGAATACAAAATGCTTTGGCAGTACACAAGCAAATTTGACAATGTCAAAACTGCTACAGAAATTTTCACTAAAACAGGACTAACAACAAATTTTAATTCATATTTTTATGGTTGTGCGACAGGGTTCTATGGAACAAAAACAGATGAATAA
- a CDS encoding DUF2141 domain-containing protein — protein sequence MKTAIITLIAFALTLTFYSYVNPNADTYSLTIKVNNLRNSKGVVQFALYNKDGSIPDEDYENYYKILKGEIVNGSSTITFKNIPSGKYAVNILHDENKNGKIDKGFILPIEGIGFSNFQSIGLTNRPNFSKASFEVKENKSISVKVIYM from the coding sequence ATGAAAACAGCAATCATAACACTAATAGCATTTGCATTAACACTTACGTTTTATTCATATGTAAATCCCAATGCCGATACTTATTCCTTAACAATAAAAGTGAATAATCTACGGAACTCAAAAGGAGTAGTTCAATTTGCATTGTATAACAAAGACGGTTCAATTCCTGACGAAGATTATGAAAACTATTACAAAATTTTAAAAGGAGAAATTGTGAATGGTTCATCAACAATAACTTTTAAGAATATTCCATCAGGAAAATATGCAGTTAACATTTTACACGATGAGAACAAAAATGGCAAAATTGACAAAGGATTTATTTTACCGATTGAAGGGATAGGCTTCTCAAATTTTCAGTCCATTGGTTTAACAAACAGACCTAACTTTTCAAAAGCCAGTTTTGAGGTAAAAGAAAACAAATCAATAAGTGTAAAAGTGATATATATGTAA
- a CDS encoding S8 family serine peptidase: MYQRICTGIHSCKNPDDCLVKASKINGQIIEDEYIITFKKDTTSGLLTLRSADEVGQLLARVTDENLDFDILAMGETPCIVAHQMDETEAARLKNDPSVLSIEPDRKIAIAACVDVVAPRSVTWSVRKTGYGRAGLVSDKTAWIIDTGVDYDHPDLNVDTDRSRSFINGQATADDLNGHGTHVAGIIGAKNNLLGILGIASDISIVALKVLDQVGEGKLSSAIAAVRHVSNFAKAGDVVNMSLGSEGYSSTMAREISTAADKGILFAIAAGNDYKNAADYTPANINHRNVLTVSAVDSLQRFASFSNFGPDVDVAAYGVKITSTYKDGKYAILSGTSMAAPHVAGLMLVRGINVPRRGVAINDPDGVPDPIARE, encoded by the coding sequence ATGTACCAAAGAATCTGCACAGGAATCCATTCCTGTAAAAATCCGGACGACTGTCTGGTAAAAGCATCAAAAATAAATGGCCAAATCATTGAAGATGAATACATCATCACCTTCAAAAAGGACACGACATCCGGACTTCTGACCCTCAGATCAGCAGATGAAGTGGGTCAGTTATTGGCCAGGGTCACTGATGAAAACCTTGATTTTGATATATTGGCTATGGGAGAGACGCCTTGTATCGTCGCACACCAGATGGACGAAACTGAAGCCGCCCGACTCAAAAATGACCCTTCTGTATTGAGTATCGAACCTGACCGCAAAATAGCCATTGCTGCATGCGTGGATGTCGTAGCACCTCGCTCTGTCACATGGAGTGTGCGCAAGACAGGATATGGACGTGCAGGACTGGTGAGCGATAAGACAGCCTGGATCATAGATACGGGAGTGGATTATGATCATCCTGACCTCAATGTGGACACAGACCGCAGCCGTTCATTTATCAATGGTCAGGCCACTGCTGATGATCTCAACGGGCATGGCACCCATGTAGCAGGTATCATCGGGGCAAAAAACAATCTGCTGGGCATCCTGGGCATAGCTTCAGATATAAGTATCGTAGCCCTAAAGGTGCTGGACCAGGTCGGTGAAGGCAAGCTTTCAAGTGCCATCGCCGCGGTACGACATGTGAGCAATTTTGCCAAAGCTGGCGATGTAGTCAATATGAGTTTGGGTAGTGAAGGTTATTCGTCGACTATGGCCCGCGAAATATCAACAGCGGCCGACAAAGGGATCTTATTTGCCATAGCAGCAGGTAATGACTACAAAAATGCTGCTGACTATACACCTGCAAATATCAATCACCGCAATGTACTTACCGTATCTGCAGTAGATAGCCTGCAGCGGTTTGCCTCCTTTTCCAATTTTGGCCCTGATGTGGATGTAGCCGCATACGGTGTCAAAATCACTTCCACTTATAAAGATGGAAAGTATGCCATTTTATCAGGAACATCTATGGCCGCACCTCATGTAGCCGGACTGATGCTGGTGAGAGGCATCAATGTTCCGAGAAGAGGCGTAGCCATCAACGACCCTGACGGTGTGCCGGATCCGATCGCACGGGAATGA
- a CDS encoding efflux RND transporter periplasmic adaptor subunit has product MNNKSSILKKVLYVIIPLAIIAVVVIKLKSNKEITQNKVYQYDKEEAINVQAVTLKMENINAEYAYSGTFEPNKETKISAEIQGKINVVLVDVGSVVSKGQTLIQLDNSLLKLQLQTIEVQIEGLEADVNRYTILAKADAIQGVQLEKAELGLKSAKVQKATLLEQINKTTIKAPFNGVVTAKLSEEGAFAAPGVPLLQITDITTLKFTVNVPEKDLSQFKLNQSYSLTADAYSEILLTGKTTMIGSKANMGSSFPVQFTVNNTSDLKIKSGMFGKVNLKNETQEQGIIIPASSIVGTANQQQVYLIKNGKAVLHNITISKKIQNKAVVSSGLKAGDVIVTNGFINLFDGANITVK; this is encoded by the coding sequence ATGAACAACAAATCATCAATTTTAAAAAAAGTGCTATACGTGATTATTCCGTTGGCGATAATTGCCGTTGTGGTAATTAAGTTAAAAAGCAACAAAGAAATTACACAAAATAAGGTTTATCAATACGATAAAGAAGAAGCCATAAATGTTCAGGCGGTTACTTTGAAAATGGAAAATATAAATGCCGAATATGCCTATTCAGGAACATTTGAACCGAATAAGGAAACTAAAATAAGTGCCGAAATACAAGGCAAGATAAATGTAGTTTTAGTTGATGTTGGAAGCGTTGTAAGTAAAGGTCAAACTTTAATTCAATTGGATAATTCATTGCTGAAATTGCAACTGCAAACAATTGAAGTGCAAATAGAAGGATTGGAGGCAGATGTAAACCGCTATACCATTTTGGCTAAAGCAGATGCCATTCAAGGAGTTCAATTAGAAAAGGCGGAGTTAGGTTTGAAATCTGCAAAAGTTCAGAAAGCAACTTTGTTGGAGCAGATAAACAAAACGACCATCAAAGCACCTTTTAACGGAGTTGTTACGGCAAAATTGAGTGAAGAAGGGGCATTTGCAGCACCGGGAGTTCCATTGCTCCAAATAACGGACATTACAACTTTAAAATTCACGGTAAATGTTCCCGAAAAAGATTTAAGCCAGTTCAAATTAAATCAAAGCTATTCGCTTACGGCAGATGCCTATTCTGAAATTCTATTGACTGGAAAAACTACTATGATTGGCAGTAAAGCCAATATGGGCAGTAGTTTTCCTGTTCAGTTTACGGTAAATAACACATCAGATTTGAAAATAAAATCAGGAATGTTTGGTAAAGTGAATTTAAAGAATGAAACACAAGAACAGGGCATTATCATTCCTGCATCATCAATAGTTGGCACAGCTAATCAACAACAAGTTTACCTGATTAAAAATGGCAAAGCGGTATTACACAATATCACGATTTCAAAAAAGATACAGAATAAAGCAGTTGTGTCAAGTGGTTTAAAAGCAGGCGATGTAATTGTAACAAATGGATTTATAAATCTTTTTGACGGTGCAAATATTACTGTTAAATAA
- a CDS encoding TraB/GumN family protein, whose product MNHKKFSFRIVFPLLTMLLFVYACKTTKPSELTYKPLEKNLLWEISGPGITKPSFLYGTIHIIGAKDFYLPKGTMSAFDAAKKVVFEIDMKEMTDMSKMMGMMNKIFMKDGMTLKDLVSDADYKMIGEHFKKVGLPIFMLERMKPMFLTVFAYADMDPSGLKTGNMKSYEMEFMEMAQNTNKETGGLESIDFQISLFDEIPYDVQAKMLVDAIKSTDSEGDDEFKKMTKMYLDQDISAMVKMISDEGSTVAGFEDKLVSGRNKNWIPLIIEEAKKSQTFFAVGAGHLGGPDGVIHLLRKAGYKMKPVQ is encoded by the coding sequence ATGAATCATAAGAAATTTTCATTCAGGATAGTTTTTCCATTGCTTACAATGCTTTTGTTTGTCTATGCATGTAAAACTACCAAACCTTCAGAACTCACTTATAAACCATTAGAAAAAAATCTGTTGTGGGAGATCAGTGGTCCCGGTATCACCAAACCGTCTTTCCTCTATGGTACCATCCATATCATCGGTGCTAAAGATTTTTATCTGCCCAAAGGCACGATGTCGGCTTTTGATGCTGCTAAAAAAGTAGTGTTTGAGATAGATATGAAGGAGATGACAGATATGTCCAAAATGATGGGTATGATGAATAAAATCTTCATGAAAGATGGTATGACGCTGAAAGACCTGGTGTCAGATGCGGATTACAAAATGATAGGAGAGCATTTTAAAAAAGTAGGATTGCCCATATTTATGCTGGAGAGGATGAAGCCCATGTTCCTGACTGTATTTGCCTATGCTGACATGGATCCTTCCGGTCTTAAAACCGGCAATATGAAGTCTTACGAAATGGAATTTATGGAAATGGCACAAAATACCAATAAAGAAACCGGTGGTCTCGAAAGTATTGACTTTCAGATCAGTCTTTTTGACGAAATACCTTATGATGTGCAGGCAAAAATGCTCGTGGACGCAATCAAATCAACGGACAGTGAAGGAGATGATGAGTTTAAAAAAATGACAAAAATGTATCTGGATCAGGATATATCAGCAATGGTCAAAATGATCTCCGATGAAGGTAGCACCGTAGCAGGCTTTGAAGACAAACTTGTCAGTGGCAGAAATAAAAACTGGATACCCCTGATCATCGAAGAAGCAAAAAAATCGCAGACATTTTTTGCAGTCGGAGCCGGTCATTTGGGTGGGCCGGATGGTGTCATTCATTTGTTGCGCAAAGCTGGATACAAAATGAAGCCTGTACAATAA
- a CDS encoding efflux RND transporter permease subunit — MNITEISIKRPSLIIVLFSVFTLLGFIGYKNLSYELMPDFNQPVVVIKTVYPGAEPNEVETSVSRKIEDALSNLEGVDYLVTKSLPNASIIIANLKYGTDLDKTMQDAQRYIDNIRKDLPQDILSPVMSKVSPNDLPIMSISATSNLSPTDFYQKMKDDYLPQIQQIKGVAEITVLGGEEREIQVKINQDKLKLYKISMIQVVDAINRSGLDLPAGKVQTEKESNSVRLTGKFTSLEDIKNVQVAMPVLGSPVYVKDIAEVIDGIKETTSISRYNGKNGIGLLLKKQGDANAVDVSKLVREKFKSIEQQNSDAGVEFIIADDSTDNTIAAVNSVVFDLILAVILVSLVMLLFLRSFRNSLIVLVAIPTSLVTAFAVMWLLGYTLNLMTLLAMSLIIGILVDDATVVLENIQKHLDKGKDKRTAAMDGRMEIGFAALSITLVDVVVFLPILFLQVFVADMLKQFSVVVVTSTLTSLLVGFTLTPWMASRIGKKEDLQPTNFFNRFLLWFEIQLENFNEWYGRRLEWVLSHKLAFTGIVIVLFAMTLGIMKQGIIGKELISTGDQGKFRMALEFDKSTSIQQNNLIAQEIETYIIQQPEVATVFSNIGGPSTGIGSLGVGSANKTEFTIQLKPKNELKNVPTETFMKNLREDLKSKFPSINYSMAALGLIPRSAPIEITLSGSNLDLVMKTGDELKSVIEKIPGADNVRLSVEAGSPEYKIIPDKDKMQRLGLTTAYVGLNLRTAFTGNEDATLTENGTEYPVRIWLDEFSRQNFEDVQQLSIINPMGIPLEVSQFATVEQDNSPSLLERKDRQPAVTLTSDALGRPSGTVADDVVAYLKENPLPNGIQMTWGSDIKRQNDSFGALGSVLLISFLLIYLIMVALYDSFIYPFVVLFSIPVAAIGAFFALNLSLSNLSLFALLGLIMLMGLVVKNAILIVDFTNQLKAEGKHFKEALIIAGKGRMRPILMTTLSMVVGMLPIALATGTAAEWKNGLAWVIIGGLLSSLILTVFLVPMVYYLVDTAKEKINREK, encoded by the coding sequence ATGAATATTACAGAAATTTCAATCAAACGCCCTTCGCTGATAATCGTGCTGTTCAGCGTATTTACCTTATTGGGTTTTATAGGGTATAAAAATTTGAGTTACGAGTTAATGCCTGACTTTAATCAGCCAGTAGTTGTAATAAAAACAGTTTATCCAGGTGCTGAACCCAATGAAGTAGAAACCTCCGTTTCACGAAAAATAGAAGATGCCTTATCCAATTTGGAAGGCGTGGATTATTTGGTAACAAAGTCATTGCCCAATGCTTCTATCATCATTGCCAATCTGAAATACGGAACGGATTTAGATAAAACAATGCAAGATGCTCAACGCTATATTGACAACATTCGTAAAGATTTACCACAGGATATTTTAAGTCCTGTAATGAGTAAAGTTTCGCCAAATGATTTGCCAATAATGTCGATTAGTGCAACGAGTAATTTATCTCCTACTGATTTTTATCAAAAAATGAAAGATGATTATCTGCCACAAATTCAACAAATAAAGGGTGTTGCAGAAATAACTGTTTTAGGCGGAGAAGAAAGAGAAATACAAGTGAAAATAAATCAAGACAAGCTGAAATTGTATAAAATTTCAATGATTCAGGTTGTTGATGCAATTAATCGGTCGGGCTTAGACTTACCTGCTGGAAAAGTGCAAACCGAAAAAGAAAGCAATTCAGTTCGTTTAACTGGGAAATTCACTTCATTAGAAGATATTAAAAATGTTCAAGTGGCAATGCCTGTTTTAGGAAGCCCAGTTTATGTAAAAGATATAGCAGAAGTCATAGATGGAATAAAAGAAACAACATCTATCAGTCGCTACAATGGTAAAAACGGTATCGGTCTTTTATTGAAAAAACAAGGAGACGCAAACGCTGTTGATGTTTCAAAATTAGTTCGAGAAAAATTCAAATCCATTGAACAACAAAATTCAGATGCAGGTGTGGAATTTATTATTGCAGACGACAGCACAGACAATACTATTGCAGCTGTTAATTCAGTTGTTTTCGATTTGATATTAGCAGTGATATTGGTTTCATTGGTAATGCTTTTATTCCTGCGAAGTTTCAGAAATTCGTTAATAGTGCTTGTTGCAATTCCAACATCTTTAGTTACCGCTTTTGCAGTAATGTGGCTTTTGGGATACACGCTAAACTTGATGACTTTACTCGCAATGTCATTAATCATCGGTATTTTGGTTGATGATGCCACAGTAGTATTGGAGAATATTCAAAAACACTTAGACAAAGGCAAAGACAAACGAACTGCTGCAATGGATGGTCGTATGGAAATTGGTTTTGCCGCATTGTCAATTACATTGGTTGACGTAGTTGTTTTCTTGCCTATTTTATTTTTGCAAGTGTTTGTTGCCGATATGCTCAAACAGTTTTCGGTTGTTGTAGTTACTTCTACACTTACCAGTTTATTGGTTGGTTTTACGCTTACCCCTTGGATGGCTTCTCGTATTGGCAAGAAAGAAGATTTACAGCCTACAAATTTTTTCAATCGCTTCTTGCTTTGGTTTGAAATTCAATTAGAAAACTTCAATGAGTGGTATGGGCGAAGATTAGAATGGGTATTGAGCCATAAATTAGCTTTTACAGGTATCGTTATTGTGCTTTTCGCAATGACTTTGGGTATTATGAAACAAGGCATTATTGGGAAAGAATTAATCTCAACAGGCGACCAAGGAAAATTTAGAATGGCATTAGAATTTGATAAATCTACTTCCATTCAGCAAAACAACTTAATTGCTCAAGAAATTGAAACCTACATTATTCAACAACCCGAAGTAGCAACGGTTTTCAGCAACATAGGCGGACCAAGCACAGGTATTGGAAGTTTGGGTGTAGGGTCAGCCAATAAAACTGAATTTACCATTCAATTAAAACCTAAAAATGAACTTAAAAATGTGCCGACCGAAACATTTATGAAAAACCTTAGAGAAGATCTAAAGTCAAAATTTCCAAGCATAAATTATTCAATGGCAGCTTTAGGTTTGATACCTCGTTCGGCTCCTATTGAAATTACATTGAGTGGCAGTAATTTGGATTTGGTGATGAAAACGGGCGATGAATTGAAATCGGTAATTGAAAAAATTCCTGGAGCAGATAATGTTCGCTTGTCCGTTGAAGCAGGTAGTCCCGAATACAAAATAATTCCAGATAAAGATAAAATGCAACGATTAGGTTTAACAACCGCTTATGTTGGATTGAACCTAAGAACTGCTTTTACAGGGAATGAAGATGCAACGCTTACCGAGAACGGAACAGAATATCCTGTAAGAATTTGGTTAGACGAATTTAGCCGACAAAACTTTGAAGATGTGCAACAACTTTCCATAATTAACCCGATGGGAATACCATTGGAAGTTTCACAATTTGCAACTGTTGAGCAAGATAATTCTCCATCCTTATTGGAAAGAAAAGACCGACAACCAGCGGTTACACTTACATCAGACGCATTAGGCAGACCATCAGGAACTGTGGCAGATGATGTAGTGGCTTATCTAAAAGAAAATCCATTACCAAACGGAATACAAATGACTTGGGGTAGCGACATCAAAAGACAGAATGATAGCTTTGGAGCATTGGGTTCAGTATTGTTGATTTCGTTTTTACTGATATATCTGATTATGGTAGCACTTTACGACAGTTTTATTTATCCATTTGTAGTTTTATTTTCTATTCCAGTAGCAGCAATTGGGGCATTTTTCGCATTGAATTTGTCGTTAAGTAATTTGAGTTTGTTCGCCTTACTCGGTTTAATTATGCTAATGGGCTTAGTAGTGAAAAACGCTATTCTAATTGTGGATTTTACCAATCAATTAAAAGCCGAAGGCAAACATTTTAAAGAAGCTTTAATCATTGCAGGAAAAGGTCGTATGCGACCAATCTTAATGACAACGCTTTCAATGGTTGTTGGTATGCTCCCCATTGCATTGGCAACAGGCACAGCGGCTGAATGGAAAAACGGACTGGCTTGGGTAATCATTGGCGGACTTCTTTCCTCATTAATTTTGACGGTGTTTTTAGTTCCAATGGTCTATTATTTGGTTGACACAGCAAAAGAGAAAATAAATCGTGAAAAATAA
- the rlmB gene encoding 23S rRNA (guanosine(2251)-2'-O)-methyltransferase RlmB, producing MSDIIYGRNAVLEAFHSSKDIGKVYMLSTLRGEFEVQVRNICRDKSIPLVKVPEIKLNELTKNKIHQGIVAETSPVAYVDYKDIVATAFEKGHVPLLILVDGVTDMRNVGAIARSSYFFGAHGLVLTGNSGGRVNEDAVKTSAGAILNLPVSRANSLFTLISDLQSMGIKVIASSLHEAALPQEVDMKEPVALLLGSEDKGLHYKVLEIVDEVVKIPANNTFDSLNVSVATGILLYECRRQRQAQ from the coding sequence ATGTCAGATATCATTTATGGTCGAAATGCCGTGCTGGAGGCTTTCCACTCTTCAAAAGATATAGGCAAGGTCTACATGCTCAGTACTTTAAGGGGCGAATTTGAAGTTCAGGTCAGAAATATTTGCCGTGACAAAAGCATTCCTCTGGTCAAAGTTCCCGAGATAAAACTCAATGAACTGACAAAAAATAAAATTCATCAGGGCATCGTAGCTGAAACATCTCCTGTAGCCTATGTGGATTATAAAGATATTGTGGCTACTGCCTTTGAGAAAGGTCATGTCCCATTGCTTATCCTGGTGGATGGTGTTACGGACATGAGAAATGTAGGGGCCATCGCCCGTTCATCATACTTTTTTGGAGCTCATGGTTTGGTTTTAACCGGAAATTCAGGAGGTCGTGTCAATGAAGATGCCGTTAAGACATCAGCAGGTGCTATACTCAATCTTCCTGTTTCGCGTGCCAACAGCCTTTTTACCTTGATCAGTGATTTGCAGTCTATGGGCATCAAAGTGATCGCATCGAGTCTCCATGAAGCTGCTTTGCCTCAGGAAGTGGATATGAAAGAACCTGTCGCATTGCTCCTGGGTTCGGAAGACAAAGGATTACACTACAAAGTGCTTGAAATAGTGGATGAAGTGGTCAAAATACCGGCCAACAACACTTTTGACTCTCTAAACGTTTCTGTTGCTACAGGTATATTGCTTTATGAGTGTCGTAGGCAAAGGCAGGCACAATAA